AACAGACCAGAGGAATACAGTCTGACAGCTTCAACAGCCGCTAGTTCATGTAGCCCTTATTTCCTCTGTTTCTTGAAGATCTTGAAGGTGTGTTTCTTGCGGCTGGCTGTGGAATCTGTATCTTCTCCTGTAGAGCCGCTGTCCTCCTCCAGCGGGCTCTTCTTGGAGGACAGCTGCGGGATTCGGCTGTTGCCCTTTGCCCCCGCTGCCCCTGGCTGCCCTCCTGTAGGCGACGGTGTGTCAGGTTCAGTGGAGTTAGGGCTGAGGGAACGGGACGACTCTGACAGACTGTTGATCTCCGCCAGGCTTGGAGACTGCTCCATGCCGTACAACTTCTTCATGAGTATGGGGCTGTCAGAAACAGGCTCTCCAGGACTGACCTCATGAATGCGATTCCCTCCGTTGGGAGTGATAGCATGCAGAGACACGGTGTCATCTGCACGGCCGGACAGACCGTGCATGAGAGAGGTGGGCTTTATTAGGTGGCCTTTGGAGCTGTAGGCAGATAGCCGATCACCAACTTGGGAGAGGGACAGGGAGGAGTCGGAGTCAGAGCGATTTAGGTCcctgtggggggaaaaatacaaGTTTGAGGAAATGagaagggaaaaaacaaacccaaacaGTTTAAAGTTGAAGCATTGCATGCTGGGGTTTATCTACACTATGCCTGCAAAGCCACGGAAACACGCTGGGCACAGCCTGGACACTGGAACTCCACACTTGTTAGTTGTGCAGGCAAAGAACAGGAACACTGAGAGGTTGAAAAAGAGTAAATGCATAGAGTTCGGACTGCTTCGTCAGGTGCAATGACAAGAAagcaaaattaataaaagaaaaattaaaactgaaatgaaatgaaagagaTGAAGGTACCTATGCTGTGATACCCGCATCAAAAATGAAATGACACGTGGTGAAAAACACATCCACGCACATGCGATGTGTGTGGAGAATTAGAAAGAGACGGGTACCCGAGGCTGTCGCTGCACGAGGAGTGTGCTTTGGAGACGTCAGGAATGGGGTCCATGGGCTGGAAAGAAGCATGATATATATGGGAGGAATGAGGGGCTATAATGCCGCCCATAGAGCTGGGTAagcaggagggagaggaggactGGGAATGAGGGTTTAAGTTGGAGGTAAAGAGGATGGAGGGGTGAGACACAGCCGAGGAAAGAGGAGGCAGAGGGAGACAGTCGAGCTGCCCAAACGAATGGCTGCGAGACTGTCTGAAGGTAGCCCTAGACCTGGATGAGTATGGGGTTCCCTCTCCCTGCTGCCCTGCCAACAGGCAACTCTCTACCAACCTCTGGGAGCCCATGGCTAGCTGGGGGTCAATGTGGCGTTGGCGCAGGGACATCATACTGGGAGCTGTgggcacaaaacaacaacattatcaGCTACGATTCATTAAATAAAGTCTGACGGACACGAGGAGATTAGTGGAAAGATATTAAGGTGCTGGGATGCATTTCTCTCGACTTAAATCTTGGAATATGATCAAGTCTCTAAGATAAATCCCATTCACTCATTAACCATTAGTACATTATGAGAACTGTTTTATCTCTTCTTCTCAGAAGGAAAAtattaaatcaaaacaaaacagaaaacagtgaTGGTGTTACCAACTTAGATATCCTGTTTCAATTAAAACATACTCAACAATTTATGAAAGGAATttcccatttagaataaaagtCAGTGACAAACACTATGGGAAGGAAGCAGGGGTGCACTGGGTGGTGACAGGATTTAGAGGAGGGGGTAATTGTGGCGAAGCAAGCAACTAAGGCGAGgtcagatgaacgcagcatggAGTGGTTCCTCTTTCAGCTGTGTCCATCTGCAGCGTACTGACTAATTAGgaaatattacatcaatattaCAGCTTTGAGTCAAGGGAAGAGGCAGGGATTTCAAACTGAGGACTGAACTGGGGCATGAATAAATGGCCAACCAGGATATTTCCACATGTGCGGACAGTCTGAACTGACGGACCACAGGTCGCTGGCTCGCCGTTCCAACAGTCGGGTGCCATCTGTAGTACGGCCAATGAGGCAGCAGTGGAAGCCGAATGCCAGAAAGGtggtggagggagagaggggagtgAGATAGGGAGTgcaattaatgttaattaaaagaCTTACTCACTATTGCGGTGGGAATAGGATTCTGGAGAACAAGTTTCACCTGCAGTTAGTCAAACCAAACCTAACGTATGTCAAGTTTTGTCATAGTAATAAGTCAAATACAGAGCACACAAAAAAGCTAGACAGAATTATGGTCATAATTTAGttattaattgataaaataGAAATGTGTGAGATGTTTACCCAAGAATTCTCTaatgaaaaatgtgattgagattttgtaaaaatgataggtagctttgtgtatttttttaatcttatattcaacctaaaatactttaaatacacTTCCTTTGGCTGCAGCTTTTTGACCAAAATCTACCTAATAAATTGCTATAAGCATCAACATTAATATGAGTAATGTATACTTTATGCTGATATAtagatattaaacatttttactcTCTAAAATCAGTACTAGTACCAGAAATCCATAATAAGTCGGGCTCTCTGGTCTGAAAATATTAGGACACATCCACTACAAATTGGTCTCATTAAGAGGTatatttttcttgacatttcatTTTCCAGAGGAAAGTCACAGGAGTCAGTTCAGTCTCAATTGTCGACTGAGAGTCTCGTcaacacttttatccaaaatgAGAACAATTAACAGAAGGCATCAACTGGAATTGTGTGTAAAACAACAAGACAATTAGGTGAATTTACATGGTACACATATTACAAATGTAAAAcaacactcattcattcattcatagaTATGTGTGACCCTCACTACCTCCGTCACCAGGGAGGCCACAAGGACAAATTCCGGTATTTATAGCATAAAAAGGTCCAAATTCTCATGTGGGCTGATTTTTTGATTTTCCCAGCAGGGCCTTGGAGGGTTTAGGGGTTCGTTTGCTACTCCCCACAGACTGGCTGAGAGATTCGGAGGAACTCTTACATTGCAGAGTTCCAGGCACGATATCCTCATCCAAGTCGTCCATGTCGTCAGACATGATGAAGTGCTGAGGTGTGGCTCGGCCGCCCATGAAGCTGGGATCAAGGTTGAGGGATGAGGCCAGAGAAGGAAGGCCTGGGTTATTGACGATGGTAAAACCTGTGAGAATCTCTATCTGCTGCCAACGATGAAGCCTCTCCCGCAGAGCAGCCGTCACCTCGCCCAGGGCTTGTCTATGAAAGATGAGGAGAAATAAGTCCAGAGGAAAAGTAACTTACTCTCACATCATAAAGAGTCGTAATATCCAATGCTGACATAAGTTCATGTTTTTGCGAACCTGACAAAAACATGTTACCAGGACTGTTTAGGAACCAATACAacaaaagataacaaaaaaagccaTCAGGATGAGGAGTTAAACTACAGAGGAGCACAGGGAATATTTTATTCCCATCTGTCCTCTGTAAAGTTAATCTTGTGGTTCAATTCACAGTTCTGCTCGTTTTCTAAAAGTGACTTACTTTGCTGCCAGTATTTTGTGGTCCACATCATCCAGAGAGGAGCTGTGAGCCACATGAAAAGTCCCAAAGAGAgtgttcctctttttctttatcttctctGCCTGTGAAAACAAATAACCAAACATTTACGA
This is a stretch of genomic DNA from Centropristis striata isolate RG_2023a ecotype Rhode Island chromosome 4, C.striata_1.0, whole genome shotgun sequence. It encodes these proteins:
- the stim1a gene encoding stromal interaction molecule 1a isoform X1, whose translation is MEFNKLVTLWIFCLCVIGESWSEKTGSTSSDSQVVENGVSDFCRIDEPLCKDENAVLTYEAIRNIHKQMDDDANGNVDVSETDGFLREDLNYHDPKAKHNSFHGDDQFISVEDLWNAWKRSEVYNWTVDEVVEWLITYVELPQYVDAFRKMNFNGSALARLAIKNTTLTLSSLKILDRSHVQKLRLKALDTVLFGAPLMNRHNHLKDFMLVVSIVIGMGGCWFAYIQNRYSKDHMKKMMKDLEGLQRAEQSLHDLQQKLQIAQEEHRTVEVEKVTLEQKLRDEINAAKQEAQRLRELREGTENELSRQKYAEEELDQEFGKNRTAHPTQVRMALKKAEKELESRSGWSPPESLQKWLQLTHEVEVQYYNIKKQNAERQLLVAKEGAEKIKKKRNTLFGTFHVAHSSSLDDVDHKILAAKQALGEVTAALRERLHRWQQIEILTGFTIVNNPGLPSLASSLNLDPSFMGGRATPQHFIMSDDMDDLDEDIVPGTLQSPSMMSLRQRHIDPQLAMGSQRLVESCLLAGQQGEGTPYSSRSRATFRQSRSHSFGQLDCLPLPPLSSAVSHPSILFTSNLNPHSQSSSPSCLPSSMGGIIAPHSSHIYHASFQPMDPIPDVSKAHSSCSDSLGDLNRSDSDSSLSLSQVGDRLSAYSSKGHLIKPTSLMHGLSGRADDTVSLHAITPNGGNRIHEVSPGEPVSDSPILMKKLYGMEQSPSLAEINSLSESSRSLSPNSTEPDTPSPTGGQPGAAGAKGNSRIPQLSSKKSPLEEDSGSTGEDTDSTASRKKHTFKIFKKQRK
- the stim1a gene encoding stromal interaction molecule 1a isoform X6 translates to MEFNKLVTLWIFCLCVIGESWSEKTGSTSSDSQVVENGVSDFCRIDEPLCKDENAVLTYEAIRNIHKQMDDDANGNVDVSETDGFLREDLNYHDPKAKHNSFHGDDQFISVEDLWNAWKRSEVYNWTVDEVVEWLITYVELPQYVDAFRKMNFNGSALARLAIKNTTLTLSSLKILDRSHVQKLRLKALDTVLFGAPLMNRHNHLKDFMLVVSIVIGMGGCWFAYIQNRYSKDHMKKMMKDLEGLQRAEQSLHDLQQKLQIAQEEHRTVEVEKVTLEQKLRDEINAAKQEAQRLRELREGTENELSRQKYAEEELDQVRMALKKAEKELESRSGWSPPESLQKWLQLTHEVEVQYYNIKKQNAERQLLVAKEGAEKIKKKRNTLFGTFHVAHSSSLDDVDHKILAAKQALGEVTAALRERLHRWQQIEILTGFTIVNNPGLPSLASSLNLDPSFMGGRATPQHFIMSDDMDDLDEDIVPGTLQYGTRLLERRASDLWSVSSDCPHMWKYPAPSMMSLRQRHIDPQLAMGSQRLVESCLLAGQQGEGTPYSSRSRATFRQSRSHSFGQLDCLPLPPLSSAVSHPSILFTSNLNPHSQSSSPSCLPSSMGGIIAPHSSHIYHASFQPMDPIPDVSKAHSSCSDSLGDLNRSDSDSSLSLSQVGDRLSAYSSKGHLIKPTSLMHGLSGRADDTVSLHAITPNGGNRIHEVSPGEPVSDSPILMKKLYGMEQSPSLAEINSLSESSRSLSPNSTEPDTPSPTGGQPGAAGAKGNSRIPQLSSKKSPLEEDSGSTGEDTDSTASRKKHTFKIFKKQRK
- the stim1a gene encoding stromal interaction molecule 1a isoform X2, encoding MEFNKLVTLWIFCLCVIGESWSEKTGSTSSDSQVVENGVSDFCRIDEPLCKDENAVLTYEAIRNIHKQMDDDANGNVDVSETDGFLREDLNYHDPKAKHNSFHGDDQFISVEDLWNAWKRSEVYNWTVDEVVEWLITYVELPQYVDAFRKMNFNGSALARLAIKNTTLTLSSLKILDRSHVQKLRLKALDTVLFGAPLMNRHNHLKDFMLVVSIVIGMGGCWFAYIQNRYSKDHMKKMMKDLEGLQRAEQSLHDLQQKLQIAQEEHRTVEVEKVTLEQKLRDEINAAKQEAQRLRELREGTENELSRQKYAEEELDQVRMALKKAEKELESRSGWSPPESLQKWLQLTHEVEVQYYNIKKQNAERQLLVAKEGAEKIKKKRNTLFGTFHVAHSSSLDDVDHKILAAKQALGEVTAALRERLHRWQQIEILTGFTIVNNPGLPSLASSLNLDPSFMGGRATPQHFIMSDDMDDLDEDIVPGTLQSPSMMSLRQRHIDPQLAMGSQRLVESCLLAGQQGEGTPYSSRSRATFRQSRSHSFGQLDCLPLPPLSSAVSHPSILFTSNLNPHSQSSSPSCLPSSMGGIIAPHSSHIYHASFQPMDPIPDVSKAHSSCSDSLGDLNRSDSDSSLSLSQVGDRLSAYSSKGHLIKPTSLMHGLSGRADDTVSLHAITPNGGNRIHEVSPGEPVSDSPILMKKLYGMEQSPSLAEINSLSESSRSLSPNSTEPDTPSPTGGQPGAAGAKGNSRIPQLSSKKSPLEEDSGSTGEDTDSTASRKKHTFKIFKKQRK